The stretch of DNA AAATATTACGATTAACAACTGAATTTCAGATAGTTAAAAACCGAACTCAGGTTAAAAATATTTATTATTTCTTGCACAATCCAAAAAAAATGTAATTTTGCCACAACAATAAAAAAACAAATAATGTATTTAAGTCAATTACATCATCATCATTTTCATATTTGCCCTCAGGCGAACAGGAGATGATATATGTAATCTAAAAATATTTCACAACCCGTCTGAGTAAATCAGATGGGTTTTTTGTTTTTATACCATTCCCTCAAATTTACTCAGGCAAATAAAACTTTAAAATGAGTAAATTAAAAATTGCCATCCAAAAGAGCGGAAGATTAAATGAACAGTCACTACAGTTACTCAAAAGCTGTGGAATTTCTATTAATAATGGAAACGACCAGCTAAAAGTCACTGTAGCCAATTTCCCCATAGAGATTTTATACCTGCGTAACTCCGATATTCCTCAGTATATTGAGGATGGTGTAGCCGATATTGCTATGATTGGTGAGAATTTATTAGTGGAGAAGCAGTCGAAAGTAGAGGTGGTTAAAAAGCTAGGTTTTTCCAAGTGCAAAGTTTGCCTGGCTGTTCCTAAAGAGGTAGAAGATGATGATATCAGTTATTTTGAGGGAAAGAGAATAGCGACATCCTATCCCAATACTTTAAGAGGGTTTCTTAATAAAAGAGGTATAAATGCTGATATACATACCATTTCTGGCTCCGTTGAAATAGCCCCCAATATTGGTCTTGCTGATGGCATTTGTGATATCGTGAGCTCTGGTTCTACTTTGTTTAAAAATGGATTAAGACAAACTCAAGTGATTTTAAAATCCGAAGCAGTTTTAATCAAATCATTGAAAATGAGTGCTGAGAAAGAAGAGCTATTAGAGAATCTATTATTTCGTATTAAGGCGGTTTTGAGAGCTAAAAACAGCAAGTATATTTTAATGAATGTGCGAGAGAAAAAAATTGAAGCGGTCACTAAAATTCTACCCGTTTTAAAAAGCCCTACCATATTGCCATTGGCTGAGAAAGGTTGGTGTTCTTTACATTCTGTGATTGATGAAAATAAGTTTTGGGAAGTGATTGACGAGTTGAGACTTGCCGGGGCAGAAGATATATTAATTATTCCTATCGATAAAATGGTGATATGATGAATATAATAAAGAACAGCAAAGAAATGGATTGGCCCCTATTGATGCAAAGGCCCCAGATTGAAACGAGAAAGCTTAGCGAATTGGTTTATTCCATTTTTGAGGAGGTCAAAAAAAATGGGGATTCAGCTTTAAAGAATTATGCGCTGCAGTTTGAGAAGGCGGAGCTGAATAGCCTGCAAGTGAGTAATGTTGAGTTTGAACAAGCTGAAGGCTTAGTTCCACAAGCATTAAAAGATG from Lentimicrobium sp. L6 encodes:
- the hisG gene encoding ATP phosphoribosyltransferase, with product MSKLKIAIQKSGRLNEQSLQLLKSCGISINNGNDQLKVTVANFPIEILYLRNSDIPQYIEDGVADIAMIGENLLVEKQSKVEVVKKLGFSKCKVCLAVPKEVEDDDISYFEGKRIATSYPNTLRGFLNKRGINADIHTISGSVEIAPNIGLADGICDIVSSGSTLFKNGLRQTQVILKSEAVLIKSLKMSAEKEELLENLLFRIKAVLRAKNSKYILMNVREKKIEAVTKILPVLKSPTILPLAEKGWCSLHSVIDENKFWEVIDELRLAGAEDILIIPIDKMVI